A part of Streptomyces sp. DSM 40750 genomic DNA contains:
- a CDS encoding D-alanine--D-alanine ligase family protein, with translation MSSENLPQSPEQPSRKPRVAVVFGGRSSEHGISVVTAGAVLRAIDRTKYDVLPIGITREGRWFLTADEPERMAITDRRTPSVEELAESREGGVVLPVDPANREVVYSEPGSVPKALGEVDVVFPVLHGPYGEDGTLQGMLELSGLPYVGSGVLASAVGQDKEYMKRVFTSFGLKVGPYVVIRPREWQLDESAARKKIIDLAGEHGWPLFVKPARAGSSIGITKVDDLAGLDEAIAEAQRHDPKILVEAALRGREIECGVLEFEDGPRASVPAEIPPPEAHAYYDFEAKYIDSTPGIVPAPLTPEETAEVRKLAVDAFEAASCEGLVRADFFLTEDGEFVINEINTLPGFTPISMYPAMWKASGIEYPELVDRLVQAALHRSTGLR, from the coding sequence ATGAGCAGCGAGAACCTCCCCCAGAGCCCTGAGCAGCCGTCCCGCAAGCCGCGCGTGGCCGTCGTCTTCGGCGGCCGCAGCTCGGAACACGGGATCTCCGTGGTCACGGCCGGCGCCGTACTGCGTGCCATCGACCGGACGAAGTACGACGTCCTGCCGATCGGCATCACCCGGGAAGGCCGTTGGTTTCTCACCGCCGACGAACCGGAGCGCATGGCGATCACCGACCGGCGAACGCCGAGCGTCGAGGAACTCGCCGAGTCGCGGGAGGGCGGCGTGGTGCTCCCCGTCGACCCCGCCAACCGCGAAGTCGTCTACAGCGAGCCCGGTTCGGTACCCAAGGCGCTCGGCGAGGTCGACGTCGTCTTCCCCGTCCTGCACGGTCCGTACGGCGAGGACGGCACCCTCCAGGGCATGCTGGAGCTCTCCGGTCTCCCCTACGTCGGTTCGGGCGTCCTCGCCTCGGCCGTCGGCCAGGACAAGGAGTACATGAAGCGGGTGTTCACCTCCTTCGGGCTCAAGGTCGGCCCGTACGTGGTGATCCGGCCGCGCGAGTGGCAGCTCGACGAGTCCGCCGCCCGGAAGAAGATCATCGACCTCGCCGGTGAGCACGGCTGGCCCCTCTTCGTGAAGCCCGCCCGCGCGGGCTCCTCCATCGGCATCACCAAGGTCGACGACCTCGCCGGCCTCGACGAGGCGATCGCCGAGGCCCAGCGGCACGACCCGAAGATCCTCGTCGAGGCGGCCCTGCGCGGCCGCGAGATCGAGTGCGGCGTCCTGGAGTTCGAGGACGGCCCCCGCGCCTCCGTCCCCGCCGAGATCCCGCCGCCCGAGGCCCACGCGTACTACGACTTCGAGGCCAAGTACATCGACTCGACCCCCGGCATCGTCCCGGCCCCCCTCACCCCGGAGGAGACCGCCGAGGTCCGGAAGCTCGCGGTCGACGCCTTCGAGGCGGCGTCCTGCGAGGGCCTGGTGCGGGCGGACTTCTTCCTCACGGAGGACGGCGAGTTCGTGATCAACGAGATCAACACCTTGCCCGGCTTCACGCCGATCTCGATGTATCCGGCGATGTGGAAGGCGAGCGGAATCGAGTACCCGGAGCTGGTGGACCGCCTGGTGCAGGCCGCCCTGCACCGTTCGACGGGCTTGCGCTGA
- a CDS encoding DUF3515 domain-containing protein, whose translation MNSLRHRHPARLGLPVLAMSLIAVAGCSSADDGGTAAVPSAGAAATKLCRNLDGVLPRKVDGLSRQDPQSASELTAGWGDAVIILRCGVPQPPKMIDPEVAKGRDADAVAGAVDGVDWLMEKRDDESYRFTTANRSAYVEVTVTADRAREDTSPILVELAPAIKKTIPEGIAS comes from the coding sequence GTGAACTCGTTGCGTCACCGGCACCCCGCTCGCCTCGGGCTGCCCGTCCTGGCCATGTCGTTGATCGCCGTCGCGGGCTGCTCCTCAGCAGACGACGGCGGCACGGCGGCGGTTCCCAGCGCTGGGGCTGCCGCCACGAAACTGTGCCGGAACCTGGACGGGGTTCTGCCGCGAAAGGTGGACGGTCTCAGCCGCCAAGATCCTCAGTCGGCCTCCGAACTGACGGCAGGCTGGGGTGACGCGGTGATCATACTGCGCTGTGGTGTTCCTCAGCCGCCGAAGATGATCGATCCGGAGGTGGCCAAGGGGCGCGACGCCGATGCGGTGGCCGGTGCCGTCGACGGGGTCGACTGGCTGATGGAGAAGCGGGACGACGAGTCGTATCGCTTCACCACCGCCAATCGCTCTGCGTACGTGGAGGTGACAGTGACGGCGGATCGGGCCAGGGAGGACACCTCGCCGATCCTGGTGGAGCTGGCGCCCGCGATCAAGAAAACCATTCCTGAAGGGATTGCCTCCTAA
- a CDS encoding Lrp/AsnC family transcriptional regulator, protein MVQAYILIQTEVGKASTVADTISKIPGVVQAEDVTGPYDVIVRAQADTVDDLGRLVVAKVQQVDGITRTLTCPVVHL, encoded by the coding sequence GTGGTACAGGCGTACATCCTGATCCAGACGGAGGTCGGCAAAGCGTCGACCGTCGCCGACACGATCAGCAAGATCCCTGGGGTCGTCCAGGCCGAGGACGTGACGGGCCCGTACGACGTCATCGTGCGCGCCCAGGCCGACACCGTCGACGACCTCGGCCGACTGGTGGTCGCGAAGGTCCAGCAAGTGGACGGCATCACCCGCACCCTGACCTGCCCGGTCGTACACCTGTAG
- a CDS encoding thiamine-phosphate kinase translates to MKGTVGELGEFGLIRELTSRLTTTPAVRVGPGDDAAVVAAPDRRVVASTDLLLEGRHFRRDWSTAYDVGRKAAAQNLADIAAMGAVPTALLLGLVAPAELPVTWATELMDGLRDECQVAGAAVVGGDVVRGDTIMISITALGDLRNHEPVTRGGAQPGDVVAVTGWLGWSAAGHAVLSRGFRSPRAFVEAHRRPEPPYHAGPAAASLGATAMCDVSDGLIADLGHIAEASKCRIDIRSGAIDIPSQMNDIGQAVGVDPIQWVLTGGEDHAIVATFPPDVKLPARWKVIGEVLNPSALPQVTVDGAPWTSKGGWDHFGDIES, encoded by the coding sequence ATGAAGGGCACCGTGGGAGAGCTGGGGGAGTTCGGGCTCATCAGGGAGCTCACCTCCCGGCTCACCACCACCCCGGCGGTCCGGGTCGGCCCCGGCGACGACGCCGCCGTGGTGGCCGCGCCGGACCGCAGGGTCGTGGCGAGCACCGATCTGCTCCTGGAGGGCCGGCACTTCCGGCGCGACTGGTCCACGGCCTACGACGTCGGGCGCAAGGCGGCCGCGCAGAACCTCGCGGACATCGCCGCCATGGGCGCCGTACCCACCGCGCTGCTCCTCGGCCTGGTCGCCCCCGCCGAACTCCCGGTGACCTGGGCCACCGAGCTGATGGACGGCCTGCGCGACGAGTGCCAGGTGGCCGGCGCGGCCGTGGTGGGCGGTGACGTCGTACGCGGTGACACCATCATGATCTCGATCACCGCGCTCGGTGATCTGCGCAACCACGAGCCCGTGACGAGGGGCGGAGCCCAGCCCGGCGATGTCGTGGCCGTCACCGGCTGGCTCGGCTGGTCCGCCGCCGGGCACGCGGTGCTCTCCCGCGGTTTCCGCTCGCCGCGCGCCTTCGTCGAGGCCCACCGGCGCCCCGAGCCGCCGTACCACGCGGGGCCGGCAGCCGCCTCCCTCGGCGCGACCGCGATGTGCGACGTGAGCGACGGGCTGATCGCGGACCTGGGGCACATCGCGGAGGCGAGCAAGTGCCGGATCGACATCCGCTCCGGCGCGATCGACATCCCGTCCCAGATGAACGACATCGGGCAGGCCGTCGGTGTCGACCCGATCCAGTGGGTGCTCACCGGTGGCGAGGACCACGCGATCGTGGCGACCTTCCCGCCCGACGTGAAGCTGCCCGCGCGGTGGAAGGTGATCGGCGAGGTCCTCAACCCGTCGGCGCTGCCCCAGGTGACCGTGGACGGAGCGCCCTGGACCAGCAAGGGCGGCTGGGACCACTTCGGGGACATCGAGTCATGA
- the thiD gene encoding bifunctional hydroxymethylpyrimidine kinase/phosphomethylpyrimidine kinase: protein MSPAPPRVLTVAGSDSGGGAGIQADLKTMLALGVHGMSVVTAVTAQNSLGVQGAWELPVEAVRAQYRSVVDDIGVQAVKTGMLASAELVETVAELLAATDAPVVVDPVGVSKHGDPLLAASALDSVRNRLLPVATVATPNLDEVAQLTGVRVRSEAGMREAAEALLAYGPRWALIKGGHLPGDAVDLLTDGSEEHWLRAPRYDNRHTHGTGCTLASAIASQLAQGRTVPEAVAAAKEYVTGAIAAGFALGGGIGPVDHGWALRAGG from the coding sequence ATGAGCCCCGCGCCACCGAGGGTGCTCACCGTGGCCGGCTCCGACTCCGGCGGCGGGGCCGGTATCCAGGCGGATCTGAAGACGATGCTCGCGCTCGGGGTGCACGGCATGAGCGTCGTCACGGCCGTCACCGCCCAGAACTCCCTCGGCGTGCAGGGCGCTTGGGAGCTTCCGGTCGAGGCCGTACGGGCCCAGTACCGCAGTGTCGTCGACGACATCGGCGTCCAGGCGGTCAAGACCGGCATGCTCGCCTCCGCCGAACTCGTCGAGACTGTCGCCGAGTTGCTCGCCGCCACCGACGCGCCGGTCGTCGTCGACCCGGTCGGCGTCTCCAAGCACGGCGACCCGCTCCTCGCCGCCTCCGCGCTGGACTCCGTACGCAACCGGCTTCTGCCGGTGGCCACCGTCGCGACCCCCAACCTCGACGAGGTCGCCCAACTCACCGGCGTACGAGTCCGGTCGGAGGCCGGGATGCGCGAGGCCGCCGAGGCCCTGCTGGCGTACGGGCCCCGGTGGGCGCTGATCAAGGGCGGACATCTCCCGGGGGACGCCGTAGACCTGCTCACCGACGGCTCCGAGGAGCACTGGCTGCGGGCCCCCAGGTACGACAACCGGCACACCCACGGCACGGGCTGCACCCTCGCCTCCGCCATCGCGTCGCAGCTCGCGCAGGGGCGGACCGTGCCGGAGGCCGTGGCGGCGGCCAAGGAGTACGTCACCGGGGCGATCGCCGCGGGGTTCGCGCTCGGCGGGGGGATCGGGCCCGTGGACCACGGCTGGGCTCTGAGGGCCGGTGGTTGA
- a CDS encoding FAD-dependent monooxygenase: protein MTNKTYDLSHLTVLISGASVAGPALALNLVRYGARVTVVEKAPDLRAGGFAVDFRGQVHRKVLTEMGIWDEIHARQTHMGRQIVVDADGSPKVDLPSEMMSGDVEILRGELARIMYERTRDRVEYVFGDSIATLTDTPHGVDVTFESGPAGRFDLVIGADGLHSHTRGLVFGDESRHLRFFDHYVAGFDVPNDLGLDRTGRLYSEPGRAIALGNYDGDPGRAVALLVFRSDRLSYDRRDVAAQKRILVERFTGMGWEGSNVLKGLEAADDLYFDAIAQIHVDRLAEGRVALLGDAGYGATMGGMGTGVAIVGAYVLAGELALAGGDHRTAFAAYENRIRDFAKGCQKTSGNAGPFFAPPTERRIRSRDRMYRLLASRPLAAFFKRLTEKSATNIKLPEYPG, encoded by the coding sequence ATGACGAACAAGACCTACGACCTCAGCCATCTCACCGTCCTGATCTCCGGCGCCAGCGTCGCCGGTCCGGCCCTCGCCCTGAACCTCGTCCGCTACGGCGCCCGGGTCACCGTCGTCGAGAAGGCGCCCGACCTGCGTGCGGGCGGCTTCGCCGTCGACTTCCGGGGGCAGGTGCACCGGAAAGTGCTGACCGAGATGGGGATCTGGGACGAGATCCACGCCCGGCAGACCCACATGGGCCGGCAGATCGTCGTCGACGCGGACGGCTCCCCGAAGGTGGACCTGCCGTCGGAGATGATGAGCGGTGACGTGGAGATCCTCCGCGGCGAGCTCGCCCGCATCATGTACGAGCGCACCCGGGACCGCGTCGAGTACGTGTTCGGTGACTCGATCGCCACGCTCACGGACACGCCCCACGGCGTCGACGTCACCTTCGAGAGCGGCCCGGCCGGCCGCTTCGACCTGGTGATCGGCGCGGACGGCCTCCACTCCCACACCCGCGGCCTGGTCTTCGGCGACGAATCCCGCCATCTGCGCTTCTTCGACCACTACGTGGCCGGCTTCGACGTCCCGAACGACCTGGGTCTGGACCGCACCGGCCGGCTCTACAGCGAGCCCGGTCGCGCGATAGCCCTCGGCAACTACGACGGCGATCCGGGCCGGGCGGTCGCGCTGCTGGTCTTCCGGTCCGATCGACTGTCGTACGACCGCCGGGATGTCGCCGCGCAGAAGCGGATCCTCGTCGAGCGGTTCACGGGCATGGGCTGGGAGGGGTCGAACGTCCTCAAGGGGCTGGAGGCGGCCGACGACCTGTACTTCGACGCGATCGCCCAGATCCACGTCGACCGGCTCGCCGAGGGCCGGGTGGCGCTGCTCGGGGACGCGGGGTACGGCGCCACGATGGGCGGCATGGGCACCGGTGTGGCGATCGTCGGCGCGTACGTCCTGGCCGGTGAACTCGCCCTGGCGGGCGGGGACCACCGTACGGCGTTCGCCGCGTACGAGAACCGCATCCGGGACTTCGCCAAGGGCTGCCAGAAGACCTCGGGCAACGCGGGCCCGTTCTTCGCGCCGCCCACCGAGCGGCGGATCCGCAGCCGGGACCGCATGTACCGCCTGCTCGCCTCCCGCCCGCTGGCGGCCTTCTTCAAGCGGCTCACCGAGAAGTCGGCGACGAACATCAAGTTGCCGGAGTACCCCGGGTGA
- a CDS encoding BTAD domain-containing putative transcriptional regulator, translated as MRFGILGPLDIRTDDGTALDPGGPRPRALLTLLLLDAGRTVSVERLIDGLYGAEPPAGAANALQSQISRLRRRLGPHPEIEATPAGYRIAVPPDSIDAQLFERFSREGRAALAAGDHPQAAALLREALALWRGPALPDLPDACAEVARLDELRLTAVQDRIEADLALGGGPELVPEVRSLLAAHPLSERLYGQLMRALHAGGRPAEALGVYEEARRTLADDLGADPSPELSALHLELLRGQGPAPRRPRVPAQLTRFIGRDTELTRIAALLAGSEPSGSRLVTLTGPGGAGKTRLAIEAARAHADSAATVCVTELAPLTDGAQIPYAILSALGVREGLRGSANPAAEATERLLGALEERELLLVLDNCEHLVEEAARVVGLLLGGCPDLRVLATSRESLGITGEVLVPVPPLPPEPAGHLFLDRARAVRPDLGNGDPGTEGPAHVAGVEKRRRTAGPDGHARVADICAALDGLPLAIELAAARLRTLTVDELADRLGARLSTHGPTPETARVHDTDPFRLLSRGDRTKAPRHRTLRAVVEWSWDLLDEAERELARRLAVFSGGATAEAVEAVCGVPYAEDLLASLVEKSLVEVADGRYRMLETIRAYAAERLAGEDDPRRLRTAHAEYFLALAERAEPFLRSAGQLPWLARLTAEHGNLDTALRHLLHTDTADALRLMAALSWFWRLRGPQGEHIPLARALLAAVGEVPPPGLAEEYALCVMNTVAGRGDDPGEPERLARVAAVLRALDAPLRLPATMVIWSLVGGPVLSVKEEIRAVQMNDDPWGHALLDVGLAYQELFAGRPATAEAAFARALTGFRATGDRWGMANSLDPLASLADWRGDHGRALELLDEGLAHLRELQAPEETADLLRTRASVLLHRGDAEEAAAHYTRSAALARTAGAHDKVASARRGLGDLARLAGDTAHARVHYENALEACAANWFSVGETVRILIGLGRTEAAEGDVEAARDWFARARSHALDSPDVLARAELAEALASVAPTAGRAAELLGAATALRGARVEGDPDAVRTERDVRGRLSPEAYDKAFDQGRRLGSAAVSER; from the coding sequence ATGCGGTTCGGCATCCTGGGTCCCCTCGACATACGCACCGACGACGGCACCGCGCTGGACCCCGGCGGCCCCCGCCCCCGCGCCCTGCTGACGCTGCTGCTCCTCGACGCGGGCCGTACGGTCTCCGTCGAGCGCCTGATCGACGGCCTGTACGGTGCCGAGCCACCCGCCGGGGCCGCCAACGCGCTCCAGTCGCAGATCTCCCGGCTGCGCAGGCGCCTGGGCCCGCACCCGGAGATCGAGGCCACACCCGCCGGTTACCGCATCGCCGTCCCGCCCGACTCCATCGACGCCCAGCTCTTCGAGCGGTTCTCCCGGGAGGGCCGGGCCGCTCTCGCCGCCGGGGACCATCCGCAGGCGGCGGCCCTGCTGCGCGAGGCGCTCGCCCTGTGGCGCGGACCCGCGCTGCCCGACCTCCCGGACGCCTGCGCCGAGGTCGCGCGCCTCGACGAGCTGCGGCTGACCGCCGTACAGGACCGGATCGAGGCGGACCTCGCGCTCGGCGGCGGCCCCGAACTCGTCCCCGAGGTGCGCTCGCTGCTCGCCGCGCACCCGCTGAGCGAGCGGCTGTACGGGCAGCTGATGCGGGCGCTCCACGCGGGCGGGCGCCCCGCCGAGGCGCTCGGCGTCTACGAGGAGGCCCGGCGCACCCTCGCCGACGACCTGGGCGCCGACCCGTCGCCCGAGCTCTCCGCACTCCACCTCGAACTGCTGCGGGGGCAGGGCCCGGCCCCGCGCCGGCCCCGGGTACCGGCCCAACTCACCCGTTTCATCGGCCGGGACACCGAACTGACGCGTATCGCCGCGCTCCTGGCCGGCTCCGAACCGTCCGGCTCCCGCCTCGTCACGCTCACCGGCCCCGGCGGGGCGGGCAAGACCCGGCTCGCGATCGAGGCCGCGCGAGCCCACGCGGACTCCGCCGCGACCGTCTGCGTGACCGAGCTGGCTCCCCTGACCGACGGCGCGCAGATCCCGTACGCCATCCTCTCGGCACTCGGCGTGCGCGAGGGTCTGCGTGGTTCCGCGAATCCGGCCGCGGAGGCCACGGAGCGGCTGTTGGGCGCCCTGGAGGAGCGTGAACTGCTGCTCGTGCTCGACAACTGCGAGCACCTGGTCGAGGAGGCGGCCCGCGTGGTCGGGCTCCTGCTCGGCGGCTGCCCCGATCTCCGCGTCCTGGCCACCAGCCGGGAGTCGCTCGGCATCACCGGTGAAGTCCTCGTGCCGGTGCCACCACTGCCGCCGGAGCCCGCCGGTCACCTGTTCCTGGACCGCGCGCGGGCCGTACGCCCCGACCTGGGCAACGGCGATCCCGGTACCGAGGGGCCCGCGCATGTGGCCGGCGTCGAGAAGCGCCGGCGCACGGCCGGTCCCGACGGGCACGCGCGCGTGGCCGACATCTGTGCCGCCCTCGACGGGCTGCCCCTGGCCATCGAGCTGGCCGCCGCCCGGCTGCGCACGCTGACCGTGGACGAACTCGCCGACCGCCTCGGCGCACGGCTGAGCACCCACGGGCCCACGCCCGAGACCGCCCGCGTCCACGACACCGACCCCTTCCGGCTCCTCTCACGCGGCGACCGCACCAAGGCCCCCCGGCACCGCACGCTGCGGGCCGTCGTGGAGTGGAGCTGGGACCTGCTGGACGAGGCCGAGCGGGAGCTGGCGCGGCGGCTGGCGGTGTTCTCCGGGGGTGCGACGGCAGAGGCGGTCGAGGCGGTGTGCGGGGTGCCGTACGCGGAGGATCTACTGGCCTCGCTGGTGGAGAAGTCGCTGGTGGAGGTCGCCGACGGGCGGTACCGGATGCTGGAGACGATCCGCGCGTACGCCGCCGAGCGGCTCGCCGGGGAGGACGATCCCCGGCGGCTGCGGACCGCGCACGCCGAGTACTTCCTGGCCCTGGCCGAGCGCGCGGAGCCGTTCCTGCGGAGCGCGGGGCAGCTTCCCTGGCTGGCCCGGCTGACCGCCGAGCACGGCAATCTCGACACGGCCCTGCGCCATCTGCTGCACACGGACACCGCGGACGCCCTGCGGCTGATGGCGGCCCTGTCGTGGTTCTGGCGGTTGCGCGGTCCACAGGGCGAGCACATCCCGCTCGCCCGCGCGTTGCTGGCGGCCGTCGGCGAGGTGCCGCCCCCGGGGCTGGCCGAGGAGTACGCGCTGTGTGTGATGAACACGGTCGCCGGGCGCGGTGACGACCCCGGCGAACCCGAGCGCCTCGCGCGTGTGGCGGCCGTACTGCGGGCCCTGGACGCTCCGTTGCGGCTGCCGGCCACGATGGTCATCTGGTCGCTCGTGGGCGGCCCGGTCCTCTCCGTGAAGGAGGAGATCCGTGCGGTGCAGATGAACGACGATCCGTGGGGCCACGCGCTGCTGGACGTCGGCCTCGCCTATCAGGAGCTGTTCGCGGGGCGTCCGGCCACGGCTGAGGCGGCCTTCGCGCGCGCCTTGACCGGTTTCCGCGCGACCGGCGACCGCTGGGGCATGGCCAACTCCCTGGATCCCCTGGCCTCGTTGGCCGACTGGCGCGGCGACCACGGGCGCGCCCTGGAACTGCTCGACGAAGGCCTGGCGCACCTACGGGAACTCCAGGCGCCCGAGGAGACCGCCGATCTGCTCCGCACCCGCGCGAGCGTGCTGCTGCACCGGGGCGACGCCGAGGAGGCCGCCGCCCACTACACCCGGTCCGCCGCGCTCGCCCGTACCGCCGGCGCGCACGACAAGGTGGCGAGCGCCCGGCGGGGCCTCGGCGACCTGGCCCGGCTCGCCGGGGACACGGCCCACGCGCGCGTGCACTACGAAAACGCCCTGGAGGCGTGTGCGGCGAACTGGTTCAGCGTCGGCGAGACGGTTCGGATCCTCATCGGGCTCGGCCGTACGGAGGCCGCCGAGGGGGACGTCGAGGCGGCCCGCGACTGGTTCGCGCGGGCCCGCTCCCACGCCCTGGATTCCCCCGACGTCCTCGCACGGGCGGAACTCGCCGAGGCGCTGGCCTCCGTCGCCCCGACCGCCGGGCGCGCCGCCGAACTCCTGGGCGCGGCCACGGCCCTGCGCGGCGCCCGCGTCGAGGGCGACCCCGATGCCGTACGCACGGAGCGGGACGTACGCGGGCGGCTGTCGCCCGAGGCGTACGACAAGGCCTTCGACCAGGGCCGACGTCTCGGGTCAGCCGCGGTCAGCGAACGGTAG
- the rpmB gene encoding 50S ribosomal protein L28: MAANCDVCGKGPGFGNNISHSHRRTSRRWNPNIQRVRTVVGGTPKRVNACTSCIKAGKVSR; the protein is encoded by the coding sequence GTGGCTGCCAACTGCGACGTCTGCGGCAAGGGGCCGGGCTTCGGCAACAACATCTCGCACTCGCACCGCCGTACGTCCCGTCGCTGGAACCCGAACATCCAGCGCGTCCGTACCGTGGTCGGCGGGACGCCGAAGCGCGTGAACGCCTGCACCTCGTGCATCAAGGCCGGCAAGGTCTCGCGCTGA
- a CDS encoding DAK2 domain-containing protein, producing the protein MPQVPQTFFDALAVRTWCGLALAALGRAREEIDAINVYPVADGDTGTNLYLTMESAVAAVEAVFAGHEAGGRPTRVGKPTLAEAARAMAHGALIGARGNSGTILAQLLRGMAQVLADDSEAAHTDGQGLRLALRHAADSAREAVAHPVEGTVLTVASAAAEAATDAEGDCGTVARAAYEGAGTALAATPAQLAALARAGVVDAGGRGLVAVLAALVETFTGEAPRAVAVSGWHARVDDAEAAVDTVAEACGVGGPAFEVIYLLEAEDAAVARLRRILDELGDSLVVVGGDGLWNVHVHVDDAGAAVEAGVEAGRPYRIRITHFGAEDAHMTGEAGRQPRERAQRAVVAVVPGEGLAGLYTEAGATTVLARPGEPPASGELVEAVRRAHAREVVLLPNDADLRHTAAAAAEQARADGVRVALIPTRSAVQGIAALAVHEPDRRFDEDVVSMTSAAGATRYAEVVIAERQSWTMAGICQAGDVLGLIDGDVAVIGSDVTTTAAAVVDRMLAAGGEMVTLVLGDEAPAGVVDHVEARVRESYLAVDTVVYRGGRQGALLLIGVE; encoded by the coding sequence GTGCCGCAGGTGCCGCAGACATTCTTCGATGCTCTCGCGGTGCGCACCTGGTGCGGACTCGCCCTGGCGGCGCTGGGACGCGCGCGCGAGGAGATCGACGCCATCAACGTGTACCCGGTGGCCGACGGCGACACCGGCACGAACCTCTACCTGACCATGGAGTCGGCCGTGGCGGCCGTCGAGGCCGTGTTCGCGGGCCACGAGGCCGGTGGCCGGCCGACCAGGGTGGGGAAGCCCACGCTCGCCGAGGCCGCGCGGGCCATGGCGCACGGCGCGCTGATAGGGGCCAGGGGCAACTCCGGGACGATCCTCGCCCAGCTTCTGCGCGGTATGGCCCAGGTGCTCGCCGACGACAGTGAGGCGGCCCACACCGACGGCCAGGGCCTCCGCCTCGCTCTCCGGCACGCCGCCGACTCCGCCCGTGAGGCCGTCGCCCACCCCGTCGAGGGCACCGTCCTCACAGTCGCCTCCGCGGCGGCCGAAGCGGCCACCGACGCCGAGGGCGACTGCGGCACGGTCGCCCGCGCCGCCTACGAGGGCGCCGGTACGGCCCTCGCGGCGACCCCCGCCCAACTGGCCGCCCTGGCTCGTGCCGGCGTCGTGGACGCGGGTGGGCGGGGCCTGGTGGCGGTACTGGCGGCGCTGGTGGAGACGTTCACGGGGGAGGCACCGAGGGCGGTGGCCGTTTCCGGGTGGCACGCGCGCGTGGACGACGCCGAAGCCGCCGTCGACACGGTGGCCGAGGCGTGCGGGGTGGGCGGGCCCGCCTTCGAGGTGATCTACCTCCTGGAGGCGGAGGACGCGGCCGTGGCCCGGCTGCGGCGGATCCTCGACGAGCTGGGCGATTCTCTGGTCGTGGTCGGCGGGGACGGGCTGTGGAACGTCCATGTGCACGTCGACGACGCCGGGGCCGCGGTGGAGGCCGGGGTCGAGGCCGGGCGGCCGTACCGGATCCGGATCACGCACTTCGGGGCCGAGGACGCGCACATGACCGGTGAGGCCGGTCGGCAGCCGCGCGAGCGCGCCCAGCGGGCCGTGGTGGCCGTGGTGCCGGGGGAGGGGCTGGCCGGGCTGTACACCGAGGCCGGCGCGACCACGGTCCTGGCCCGCCCCGGGGAGCCGCCCGCCAGCGGGGAACTCGTGGAGGCCGTACGACGTGCCCACGCGCGCGAGGTGGTGCTGCTGCCCAACGACGCGGACCTCCGCCACACGGCGGCCGCCGCGGCCGAGCAGGCCCGCGCCGACGGCGTCCGGGTCGCCCTCATCCCCACCCGCTCGGCCGTCCAGGGCATCGCCGCCCTCGCCGTCCACGAGCCCGACCGCCGCTTCGACGAGGACGTCGTCTCCATGACCTCCGCCGCCGGCGCCACCCGCTACGCCGAGGTCGTCATCGCCGAGCGCCAGTCCTGGACCATGGCCGGCATCTGCCAGGCCGGCGACGTCCTCGGCCTCATCGACGGCGACGTCGCCGTGATCGGCTCCGACGTCACGACCACAGCGGCGGCGGTCGTCGACCGCATGCTCGCCGCGGGCGGCGAAATGGTCACCCTGGTGCTGGGCGACGAGGCCCCCGCCGGAGTCGTGGACCATGTGGAGGCGAGGGTGCGGGAGTCGTATCTGGCGGTGGACACGGTCGTGTACCGGGGTGGGCGGCAGGGAGCGCTGCTGCTGATCGGCGTGGAGTAG